A stretch of Paludisphaera borealis DNA encodes these proteins:
- a CDS encoding SWIM zinc finger family protein: protein MSGRWGWDDWGHPRSRPVKAEGGIRSQSKRGAFGESWWAKRWIQVLEGFDIGARLARGRSYARKGQVLSITIENGKVTAKVQGSRPKPYNVTIEVKTLSKSDWAKVLDALGRQALFAAKLLAGEMPQEIEEVFTEVGLSLFPAKLGDLKTDCSCPDWSNPCKHIAAVYYLLSEEFDRDPFLIFTLRGLGREALTSRLGSAPPAPVTAPRPVEPLNARVEIFWGESGVQIEDSLGAVEIPREPAALARRLGGFPFWRGETPFLDALSPIYASASPRGLDVLLGPAAQAE from the coding sequence ATGTCCGGTCGATGGGGTTGGGACGACTGGGGCCATCCACGTTCCCGGCCGGTGAAGGCCGAGGGGGGGATCAGGTCGCAGTCGAAGCGCGGCGCGTTCGGCGAGAGCTGGTGGGCGAAACGCTGGATTCAGGTGCTGGAAGGCTTCGACATCGGGGCGCGGCTGGCGCGCGGGCGGTCGTATGCGCGGAAGGGCCAGGTGCTCTCGATCACGATCGAGAACGGCAAGGTCACGGCCAAGGTGCAGGGCTCGCGGCCCAAGCCGTACAACGTCACGATCGAGGTCAAGACGCTCTCCAAGTCCGACTGGGCGAAGGTGCTCGACGCGCTCGGCCGGCAAGCGCTGTTCGCGGCGAAGCTCCTGGCCGGCGAGATGCCCCAGGAGATTGAAGAGGTGTTCACGGAAGTCGGCCTTTCGCTGTTCCCCGCCAAGCTCGGGGACTTGAAGACCGATTGTTCGTGTCCCGACTGGTCGAACCCGTGCAAGCACATCGCGGCGGTCTACTACCTGCTGAGCGAGGAGTTCGACCGCGACCCGTTCCTCATCTTCACGCTGCGCGGTCTGGGCCGCGAGGCCCTGACGTCGCGGCTGGGGTCGGCTCCGCCCGCGCCGGTGACGGCTCCCCGTCCCGTCGAGCCGCTGAACGCCCGGGTCGAGATCTTCTGGGGCGAGTCGGGCGTCCAGATCGAGGATTCCCTCGGTGCGGTGGAGATCCCGCGCGAGCCGGCGGCCCTGGCCCGACGGCTCGGCGGATTCCCGTTCTGGCGCGGCGAGACGCCGTTTCTGGACGCCTTGAGCCCGATCTACGCCTCGGCCTCGCCGCGCGGCCTGGACGTGCTCCTCGGGCCGGCGGCCCAGGCCGAGTAA
- a CDS encoding PVC-type heme-binding CxxCH protein, which translates to MIHTLIAFLGLTAAIAAEAPAPATAEPRPIRVLFLGDRGHHDPADRAAQITPVLALRGIDATYTEKVTDLDPKTLANYDAVLIYANIDEIAPAQEKALLDFVEGGGGFVPIHCASFCFRNAPKYVALVGAQFKSHGEGAFETRVVDAEHPITKGLLPFRTWDETYVHDLHNTEGRHVLQMRDQEPWTWTRAQGKGRVFYTAYGHDSRTWEQPGFQDLLERGIRWAAGKPVFDSRPAVASNLKPVPLTEAAGDIPNYLPSNKWGTQGEPYRKMPEPLPASESIKRLVLPNGFEAQLFATEPEIAKPICMAWDHRGRLWVAESYDYPNVKRSRSATGRDRIKICEDRDGDGRSETFTIFADGLNIPTSLCLASGGVIVQQAPDTLFLQDTDGDDKADVRKVLFTGWGTSDTHAGPSNLRWGPDNWIWGIVGYSAFNGTVGGERHQFGQGVYRFKPDGSKLEFLRSTNNNSWGLGFSEEGLAFASTANGCPSVFLAVPNRYYESVRGWSPSVLRSIAATNSFYPVTDKVRQVDFHGGFTAAAGHALYTARNYPKPYWNRTAFVTEPTGHLVATFTLEPKGSDFAAYNGWNLLASHDEWTAPIVAEVGPDGNVWVVDWYNYIVQHNPTPQGFKTGKGGAYETPIRDQTHGRIYRVVHRAGKSAKQAPLDPAQPDALVAALKSDNQFWRLHAQRLLVERGKLDVTPALAALVADPSVDAIGLNPAAIHALWTLQGLKAFDDDGARKAATAALKHPSAGVRRNAIAALPHDAATADAIVAAGLLSAADAQVRLAALLSLADAPSTPDSARGMATALAHGLGEGDHWLTDAATSAAAAHPEPFLKALATIKAEGEPSAALRTVVERTAEHYARGGPVESVGGLFAAWTSATEQPFGRAIAERVIAGVSKGWPGDKPAKLDAESEAALVRLAERLPLEARGRLVNLGSRWGSKAMKEAAGSIAKNLLLKLSDASKPEAERITAGREVVELRPEDDAVAAEIVAQITPRTSPTLATALVEALTNGRARATGKTLLSALGSMTPSTRVVAIRALLGRADWTADLLDAVDSGAVGWDQFTLDQKQALVAHPSKAVADRAKELIARGGGLPDRDRQAVIDQLAKVVLQGGDPTHGKKVFTDQCAKCHKYNGEGGQVGPDLSGMAAHPKSELLVNIIDPSRSVEGNFVQYSVAMTDGRVLNGLLSSESKTSVELLDAEAKTHVILRDDIDELTASKKSIMPEGFEKQVSASDVADLLAFLTQHGKYLPLDLRKAATVVTTQGMFYASESPVERLIFPDWSTKTFEGVPYQLVDPRGDKSPNAVMLFSPLGAIPPRMPKSVSLPCNAPAKAVHLLSGVSGWGFNGGEARKTVSMIVRLHYADGKVEDHALRDGVEFADYIRVVDVPGSQLAFKLDGRQLRHVRVQPERSDPIDHIELVKGPDHTAPVVMAVTLETE; encoded by the coding sequence ATGATACACACCCTCATCGCCTTCCTCGGCCTGACCGCCGCGATCGCGGCGGAGGCCCCGGCGCCCGCCACGGCCGAGCCTCGACCGATCCGCGTCCTCTTCCTGGGCGATCGCGGCCACCACGATCCGGCCGACCGCGCGGCGCAGATCACGCCCGTCCTGGCCCTTCGCGGCATCGACGCGACCTATACCGAGAAGGTGACGGACCTCGACCCCAAGACGCTGGCGAACTACGACGCCGTTTTGATCTACGCCAACATCGACGAGATCGCCCCCGCGCAAGAGAAGGCGCTGCTTGATTTCGTCGAAGGGGGAGGGGGGTTCGTCCCGATCCACTGCGCCTCGTTCTGCTTCCGCAACGCGCCGAAGTACGTGGCGCTCGTCGGGGCGCAGTTCAAGAGCCACGGCGAGGGGGCGTTCGAGACCCGCGTGGTCGACGCCGAGCATCCGATCACCAAGGGCCTGCTTCCGTTCCGGACCTGGGACGAGACCTACGTTCACGACCTGCACAACACCGAAGGCCGCCACGTCCTCCAGATGCGCGACCAGGAGCCGTGGACGTGGACCCGCGCGCAGGGCAAGGGACGCGTCTTCTATACCGCGTACGGCCATGACTCGCGGACCTGGGAACAGCCGGGCTTTCAGGATCTGCTCGAGCGCGGGATTCGGTGGGCGGCGGGCAAGCCGGTCTTCGACAGTCGCCCGGCCGTCGCTTCGAACTTGAAGCCGGTTCCGCTCACCGAGGCGGCCGGCGACATCCCCAACTACCTGCCGTCCAACAAGTGGGGGACTCAGGGCGAGCCCTACCGCAAGATGCCCGAGCCGCTCCCCGCCAGTGAGTCGATCAAGCGCCTCGTCCTGCCGAACGGCTTCGAAGCCCAGCTTTTCGCGACCGAGCCCGAGATCGCCAAGCCGATCTGCATGGCCTGGGACCATCGCGGGCGGCTCTGGGTCGCGGAAAGTTATGACTATCCGAACGTCAAACGATCCAGGAGCGCCACTGGACGCGACCGGATCAAGATCTGCGAGGACCGCGACGGCGACGGCCGGTCCGAGACGTTCACGATCTTCGCCGACGGCCTGAACATCCCCACGAGCCTCTGCCTCGCCTCGGGGGGCGTGATCGTCCAGCAGGCGCCCGACACGCTGTTCCTCCAGGACACGGACGGCGACGACAAGGCCGACGTCCGCAAGGTCCTCTTCACGGGCTGGGGAACGAGCGACACCCACGCCGGGCCGAGCAACCTGCGGTGGGGGCCGGACAACTGGATCTGGGGGATCGTCGGCTATTCCGCGTTCAACGGGACAGTCGGCGGCGAGCGTCACCAGTTCGGCCAGGGGGTCTACCGGTTCAAGCCCGACGGCTCGAAGCTGGAGTTCCTCCGCAGCACCAACAACAACTCATGGGGGCTCGGATTCAGCGAGGAGGGCCTGGCGTTCGCCTCGACCGCCAACGGCTGCCCGAGCGTCTTCCTGGCGGTGCCGAACCGCTATTACGAATCGGTGCGCGGCTGGTCGCCGAGCGTTCTCAGGTCGATCGCCGCGACGAACTCGTTCTACCCCGTGACCGATAAGGTGCGCCAGGTCGACTTCCACGGCGGCTTCACCGCCGCCGCCGGCCACGCCCTCTACACGGCGCGGAACTATCCGAAGCCCTACTGGAACCGCACAGCCTTCGTCACCGAGCCGACGGGGCACCTCGTCGCCACGTTCACGCTCGAACCCAAGGGGAGCGACTTCGCGGCCTACAACGGCTGGAACCTTCTGGCCAGCCACGACGAATGGACCGCGCCGATCGTCGCCGAGGTCGGCCCCGACGGCAACGTCTGGGTCGTCGACTGGTACAACTACATCGTCCAGCACAACCCGACGCCGCAAGGATTCAAGACCGGCAAGGGGGGCGCCTACGAGACCCCGATCCGCGACCAGACCCACGGCCGGATCTATCGCGTGGTTCATCGAGCTGGGAAGTCCGCCAAGCAGGCCCCGCTCGATCCCGCCCAGCCCGACGCGCTCGTCGCGGCCCTCAAGAGCGACAACCAGTTCTGGCGGCTGCACGCCCAGCGCCTGCTGGTCGAGCGCGGCAAGCTCGACGTGACGCCCGCGCTGGCCGCGCTGGTCGCCGATCCGTCGGTCGATGCGATCGGACTGAACCCGGCCGCGATCCACGCCCTCTGGACGCTCCAGGGCTTGAAGGCGTTCGACGACGACGGAGCGCGGAAGGCCGCGACGGCCGCCCTCAAACACCCGTCGGCTGGCGTCCGCCGCAATGCGATCGCGGCGCTGCCGCACGACGCCGCCACCGCCGACGCGATCGTGGCGGCCGGTTTGCTGTCCGCCGCCGACGCCCAGGTGCGACTCGCCGCCTTGTTGAGCCTCGCCGACGCTCCCAGCACGCCGGATTCGGCGCGCGGGATGGCGACGGCCCTCGCGCACGGGCTGGGCGAGGGGGACCACTGGCTGACCGACGCCGCCACGAGCGCGGCGGCGGCTCACCCCGAACCGTTCTTGAAGGCCCTCGCGACGATCAAGGCTGAGGGCGAGCCGTCGGCGGCGTTGCGAACCGTCGTCGAGCGGACCGCCGAGCACTACGCGCGGGGCGGGCCGGTCGAATCGGTCGGCGGTCTGTTCGCGGCCTGGACCTCGGCGACCGAACAGCCGTTCGGCCGGGCGATCGCCGAGCGCGTCATCGCGGGCGTGAGCAAGGGATGGCCCGGCGACAAGCCGGCGAAGCTCGACGCCGAAAGTGAAGCCGCGCTCGTGCGGCTTGCCGAGCGGCTGCCGCTGGAGGCCCGCGGCCGGCTCGTCAACCTGGGCTCGCGGTGGGGAAGCAAGGCGATGAAGGAAGCCGCCGGCTCGATCGCCAAGAACCTGTTGCTCAAGCTGAGCGACGCCTCGAAGCCGGAAGCCGAGCGAATCACCGCCGGCCGCGAGGTCGTCGAGCTTCGGCCCGAAGACGACGCCGTCGCCGCCGAGATCGTCGCGCAGATCACGCCGCGCACCTCGCCGACGCTCGCCACAGCGCTCGTCGAAGCCTTGACGAACGGGCGAGCCCGGGCGACGGGCAAGACCCTGCTCTCGGCCCTGGGCTCGATGACCCCGTCCACGCGGGTCGTCGCCATCCGCGCCTTGCTCGGCCGGGCCGACTGGACCGCCGACCTGCTCGACGCCGTCGACTCGGGCGCGGTCGGCTGGGACCAGTTCACGCTCGACCAGAAGCAAGCGCTCGTCGCCCACCCCTCGAAAGCCGTCGCCGACAGGGCCAAGGAGCTGATCGCCCGGGGCGGCGGTCTTCCCGACCGCGACCGCCAGGCGGTCATTGACCAGCTTGCCAAGGTCGTGCTCCAGGGAGGAGACCCGACGCACGGCAAGAAGGTGTTCACCGACCAGTGCGCCAAGTGCCACAAGTACAACGGGGAAGGGGGGCAAGTCGGCCCCGACCTCAGCGGCATGGCCGCGCATCCGAAGAGCGAGCTGCTGGTCAACATCATCGACCCGAGCCGGAGCGTCGAGGGCAACTTCGTGCAGTACTCGGTCGCCATGACCGACGGCCGAGTGCTCAACGGCCTGCTGTCGTCCGAATCGAAGACGTCGGTCGAGCTGCTGGACGCCGAGGCCAAAACGCACGTCATCCTCCGCGACGACATCGACGAGCTGACGGCCTCGAAGAAGTCGATCATGCCCGAGGGCTTCGAGAAACAGGTGAGCGCGAGCGACGTCGCCGACTTGCTGGCCTTCCTCACCCAGCACGGCAAGTACCTGCCGCTCGACCTCCGCAAGGCGGCGACGGTCGTCACCACGCAGGGGATGTTCTACGCCTCGGAGTCGCCCGTCGAACGGCTGATTTTCCCCGACTGGTCGACCAAGACGTTCGAGGGCGTGCCTTACCAGCTCGTCGACCCGCGCGGCGACAAGTCGCCCAACGCCGTGATGCTGTTCTCGCCGCTGGGTGCGATTCCCCCTCGGATGCCGAAATCGGTCTCACTCCCCTGCAACGCGCCGGCGAAGGCCGTCCACTTGCTCAGCGGCGTGAGCGGATGGGGCTTCAACGGCGGCGAGGCGCGGAAGACGGTCTCGATGATCGTCCGGCTCCACTACGCCGACGGCAAGGTCGAGGACCACGCGCTGCGTGACGGCGTCGAGTTCGCCGATTATATTCGAGTGGTCGACGTCCCCGGCTCGCAACTCGCGTTCAAGCTCGACGGCCGCCAGCTTCGGCACGTCCGGGTCCAGCCCGAACGGTCCGATCCGATCGACCATATCGAGCTGGTGAAAGGCCCCGACCACACCGCGCCGGTCGTCATGGCGGTGACGTTGGAAACCGAATGA
- a CDS encoding glycoside hydrolase family 2 protein: MKHASLTFMLLAGLPALSRADDAPKWHPVKGTLQTRWAAQVDPAKALDEYPRPQMVRPSWMKLNGLWQYAIQSNRDGRPAVYEGNILVPFPVESSLSGVKRSVSPDQRLWYRRTFSLPKPPADTRYLLHFGAVDWHATVYVNGDKVGEHKGGFDPFSFDVTDFLDPEKRSQEIIVSVWDPTDSASQPRGKQVLKPEGIWYTANTGIWQTVWLEPVPTRHVESLKIVTDVDAGEVRITPRLSGADSETSVTATVLEIGKTVGEATGRAGSTLTIKVPDAKLWSPDRPFLYDLRVAIKGGDQVHSYFGMRKIALAKDAAGVNRLFLNNQPLFQAGPLDQGWWPDGLYTAPTDEALKYDLEITKQLGFNMVRKHIKVEPARWYRHCDTMGLLVWQDMPSADNKDEASHKQFAAEWERIIDALHNHPSIVMWVPFNEGWGQHDTPKVVEWTKKHDPTRLVNNASGWTDKGVGDVNDMHNYPGPGMPPVEAARAAVLGEFGGLGLPLAGHLWVDKNNWGYKTFPNQAELTKAYLDLNERLRGLAALGLSASVYTQTTDVEIEVNGLMTYDRAVLKVPADAAAAVLKPLYQPLPAAKVLAATSQTTPQTWKYTTNPVGPDWTKPDFDDASWSSGPGGFGAKGTPGAVVHTEWKTNEIHLRREFQAEPGAVDSLLLSIHHDEDAEVYLNGVLVSKQPGHVGDYQFLPLDRKAVEALKPGRNVLAVSCRQSAGGQYIDVGLIEIKSAPPATASAAKP, translated from the coding sequence GTGAAACACGCCAGTCTGACCTTCATGCTGCTCGCCGGCCTGCCGGCCCTGTCGCGAGCGGACGACGCCCCGAAGTGGCATCCGGTCAAGGGAACCCTGCAAACCCGCTGGGCCGCGCAGGTCGATCCCGCGAAAGCTCTCGACGAGTACCCGCGTCCCCAGATGGTCCGCCCGTCCTGGATGAAACTCAACGGCCTCTGGCAGTACGCCATCCAGTCCAATCGCGACGGGCGGCCCGCCGTCTACGAAGGGAACATCCTCGTTCCGTTCCCGGTCGAGTCGTCGCTCAGCGGCGTCAAGCGGTCGGTGAGTCCCGACCAGAGGCTCTGGTATCGCCGCACGTTCTCGTTGCCGAAGCCGCCCGCCGACACCCGCTACTTGCTCCACTTCGGCGCGGTCGACTGGCACGCCACGGTCTACGTCAACGGCGACAAGGTCGGCGAGCACAAGGGGGGCTTCGACCCGTTCTCGTTCGACGTCACCGACTTCCTCGACCCCGAGAAGCGGTCCCAGGAGATCATCGTCTCGGTCTGGGACCCGACCGACTCCGCCAGCCAGCCGCGCGGCAAGCAAGTGCTCAAGCCCGAAGGCATCTGGTACACGGCCAACACCGGCATCTGGCAGACCGTCTGGCTTGAGCCCGTCCCGACGCGACACGTCGAGTCGCTCAAGATCGTCACCGACGTCGACGCGGGCGAGGTTCGGATCACGCCCAGGCTCTCCGGCGCCGACTCCGAAACAAGCGTCACGGCGACCGTCCTTGAGATCGGCAAGACGGTCGGCGAGGCGACCGGCCGCGCGGGCTCGACCCTGACGATCAAGGTGCCCGACGCCAAGCTCTGGAGCCCCGACCGGCCGTTCCTTTACGACCTGAGAGTCGCGATCAAGGGGGGCGACCAGGTCCACTCCTACTTCGGCATGCGGAAGATCGCCCTCGCCAAGGACGCGGCCGGCGTCAACCGGCTCTTCCTCAACAACCAGCCGCTGTTCCAGGCGGGCCCGCTCGACCAGGGCTGGTGGCCCGACGGCCTGTACACCGCGCCCACCGACGAGGCCCTCAAGTACGACCTGGAAATCACCAAGCAACTCGGCTTCAACATGGTGCGCAAGCACATCAAGGTCGAGCCCGCCCGCTGGTATCGCCACTGTGACACGATGGGCCTCCTCGTGTGGCAGGACATGCCCTCGGCCGACAACAAGGACGAGGCGTCCCACAAGCAATTCGCCGCCGAGTGGGAGCGGATCATCGACGCCTTGCACAACCATCCGTCGATCGTGATGTGGGTTCCGTTCAACGAGGGATGGGGCCAGCACGACACGCCGAAGGTCGTCGAATGGACCAAGAAGCACGACCCGACCCGGCTGGTCAACAACGCCAGCGGCTGGACCGACAAGGGGGTCGGCGACGTCAACGACATGCACAATTACCCCGGCCCCGGCATGCCGCCGGTCGAAGCCGCCCGCGCGGCGGTGCTCGGCGAGTTCGGCGGCCTCGGCCTACCGCTCGCCGGCCACCTCTGGGTCGACAAGAACAACTGGGGATACAAGACGTTCCCCAACCAGGCCGAGCTGACCAAGGCCTACCTCGACCTCAACGAACGCCTCCGGGGGCTCGCCGCGCTGGGCCTGAGCGCCTCGGTCTACACCCAGACGACCGACGTCGAGATCGAGGTCAACGGCCTGATGACCTACGACCGCGCCGTGCTCAAGGTTCCCGCCGATGCGGCCGCCGCGGTGTTGAAGCCGCTCTACCAACCCCTGCCTGCCGCGAAGGTCCTGGCGGCGACCTCGCAGACGACGCCCCAGACGTGGAAGTACACGACCAACCCGGTCGGCCCGGACTGGACGAAGCCCGACTTCGACGACGCCTCGTGGTCGTCCGGCCCCGGCGGTTTCGGCGCCAAGGGAACCCCCGGCGCGGTGGTCCACACCGAGTGGAAGACCAACGAGATCCATCTCCGTCGCGAGTTCCAGGCCGAGCCCGGAGCGGTCGACAGCCTCTTGCTCTCGATCCACCACGACGAGGACGCCGAGGTCTACCTCAACGGCGTGCTCGTGTCGAAGCAGCCTGGCCACGTCGGCGACTACCAGTTCCTCCCGCTCGATCGGAAGGCCGTCGAGGCCCTCAAGCCCGGCCGCAACGTTCTGGCCGTCTCGTGCCGCCAGTCCGCCGGCGGCCAGTACATCGACGTCGGCCTGATCGAGATCAAGTCGGCCCCGCCCGCCACGGCGAGCGCCGCCAAGCCGTGA
- a CDS encoding DUF4332 domain-containing protein encodes MKIIDIEGVGEVYAKKLEDAGVKTVEKLLELGAKPKGRDELAEKTGISGALILRWVNHADLIRIVGVAEQFAELLEAAGVDSVPELAHRVAANLHAKLVEVNEAKKLTRRIPSEKQLGDWIEQCKTLERAVYH; translated from the coding sequence GTGAAGATCATCGATATCGAGGGCGTCGGTGAAGTCTACGCGAAGAAGCTCGAGGACGCGGGCGTCAAGACGGTCGAGAAGCTGCTGGAGCTGGGCGCGAAGCCCAAGGGCCGCGACGAACTGGCCGAGAAGACGGGCATCTCGGGCGCCCTGATCCTGCGGTGGGTCAATCACGCCGACCTGATCCGGATCGTGGGCGTCGCCGAGCAGTTCGCCGAGCTTCTCGAAGCCGCCGGGGTCGATTCGGTCCCCGAGTTGGCGCACCGGGTCGCCGCGAACCTCCACGCCAAGCTCGTCGAGGTCAACGAAGCCAAGAAGCTCACCCGGCGGATTCCCTCGGAGAAGCAACTCGGCGACTGGATCGAACAATGCAAGACGCTGGAGCGCGCCGTCTACCATTGA
- a CDS encoding FecR domain-containing protein gives MSDVDPSLRPLDDLIQASCDGLLDDASLRELERRLSADAEARRSFAEAHLVHSEIRFVVRSRHASEALRTQLRDVATDGPTIASPARRWSLRRFAPTETVGKLAAAVVLFALGWGFLAMGRPRPATAPATSEPSNVAWLVNAQDCQWAADESEMPGRDMRAGKLLKLRVGLAEIEFDQGARVLLQGPAIVELLTGNSARLVSGKMTAQVPPRAKGFMVLSPTGKVVDLGTEFGLTVDDRGNTTVKVFKGEVQASPLATPDKRSPALTLLKDQVALIAPRSVEIEDPTVQGEDASRFVRAIDPPRVIVPRSLELDFSAPRPGTLSDAAGMGIGLTHRLPGTGSSLPGLDPNLRLDPAARALRLTTTRSDINKQTNLARGEYLGFRLADLGFTGAEDFEISATIPEIPGLEQVGQFGLYAGRKSDSNIRGGLISQNERDQYRLFLVNNDGGIDADIHEIGVMNTGEDLKLTLRRRRGRYSLIVENQTRQSSSTLSIAHRPFLDGAADLYVGVFGANTQSDVSKTLTIRNVSVTVLSSRLASLPTSLDGFRLASSQDFP, from the coding sequence ATGAGCGACGTCGATCCTTCTCTCCGCCCACTCGACGATCTGATCCAGGCCTCGTGCGACGGCCTGCTCGACGACGCTTCGCTGCGCGAACTTGAGCGGCGGTTGTCGGCCGACGCCGAGGCCCGGCGGTCCTTCGCCGAGGCGCACCTGGTACATTCCGAGATCCGCTTCGTCGTCCGATCCCGGCACGCTTCCGAGGCGCTCCGGACCCAGCTCCGCGACGTCGCGACGGACGGGCCGACGATCGCGTCGCCAGCCCGCCGTTGGTCTCTCCGTCGGTTCGCTCCGACGGAGACGGTCGGCAAGCTGGCGGCGGCGGTCGTGCTGTTCGCCCTCGGCTGGGGCTTCCTGGCGATGGGACGGCCGCGTCCGGCCACCGCGCCGGCGACGTCCGAGCCCTCGAACGTCGCCTGGCTGGTGAACGCGCAAGACTGCCAATGGGCCGCGGACGAGTCGGAGATGCCCGGTCGCGACATGAGAGCCGGCAAGCTCCTCAAGCTCCGGGTCGGCCTGGCGGAGATCGAGTTCGACCAGGGCGCCCGGGTGCTGCTCCAGGGTCCGGCGATCGTTGAATTACTGACCGGCAACAGCGCAAGGCTCGTGTCGGGCAAGATGACGGCGCAGGTGCCGCCCAGAGCCAAGGGGTTTATGGTCCTCTCTCCGACCGGCAAGGTGGTCGACCTCGGCACCGAGTTCGGCCTGACGGTCGACGATCGCGGCAACACCACGGTGAAGGTCTTCAAGGGAGAGGTCCAGGCCTCGCCGCTCGCGACGCCGGACAAGCGGTCGCCGGCGCTGACGCTGCTCAAGGATCAGGTCGCGTTGATCGCCCCCCGATCGGTTGAAATCGAGGACCCCACGGTTCAAGGCGAAGACGCCTCGCGGTTCGTCCGCGCCATCGACCCTCCCCGCGTGATCGTCCCTCGCAGTCTCGAACTCGACTTTTCGGCCCCCCGTCCGGGGACGCTGAGCGACGCGGCCGGCATGGGCATCGGCCTGACGCACCGGCTGCCGGGAACGGGAAGCTCGCTCCCTGGCCTCGATCCGAATCTCCGGCTCGATCCGGCGGCCCGCGCCCTCCGGCTCACGACCACCCGAAGCGACATCAACAAGCAGACTAACCTGGCGAGGGGCGAATACCTGGGCTTCCGGCTGGCCGACCTGGGCTTCACCGGCGCCGAGGACTTCGAGATCAGCGCCACGATCCCGGAGATCCCCGGTCTGGAGCAGGTCGGCCAGTTCGGCCTCTACGCCGGCAGGAAAAGCGATTCCAACATTCGAGGCGGCCTGATCAGCCAGAACGAGCGCGATCAGTACAGGCTCTTCCTGGTGAACAACGACGGCGGGATCGACGCCGACATCCACGAGATCGGCGTGATGAACACCGGCGAGGATCTCAAGCTGACCTTGAGGAGACGGCGAGGACGGTACTCGCTGATCGTCGAGAACCAGACCCGTCAGAGTTCCAGCACGCTCTCGATCGCGCACCGACCGTTCCTGGACGGAGCCGCCGACCTCTACGTCGGGGTCTTCGGGGCCAACACGCAGAGCGACGTCAGCAAGACCTTGACCATCCGGAACGTCTCGGTGACCGTCCTCTCATCGAGGCTGGCGAGCCTGCCGACGAGCCTCGACGGTTTCCGGCTGGCCTCGTCTCAAGACTTCCCCTGA
- a CDS encoding sigma-70 family RNA polymerase sigma factor: MSDKRAEFSERLQRCQTQIFSYIYSLVRDMDDADDVFQQTGLALWRKYEQYDPTRSFVAWACGVARFEASNFLRSRSRDRLYFSDDLNILLIEAWEAVARENQEERLDALAGCVDKLRERDRELLEACYRRSVRIPQIAETWGRSPQSIHNSLKRIREALCECVRRSLVQGARA; encoded by the coding sequence ATGAGCGACAAGCGAGCCGAGTTCTCCGAGAGGCTCCAGCGCTGTCAGACGCAGATCTTCTCCTACATCTATTCACTCGTGCGCGACATGGACGACGCCGACGACGTGTTCCAACAGACCGGTCTGGCGCTCTGGCGAAAATACGAACAATACGATCCGACGAGGAGCTTCGTCGCCTGGGCTTGCGGGGTCGCCCGGTTCGAGGCGTCCAACTTCCTGAGAAGCCGCAGCCGCGACCGACTCTACTTCAGCGACGATTTGAACATCCTGCTGATTGAGGCCTGGGAGGCCGTCGCGCGGGAGAATCAGGAGGAGCGACTCGACGCACTCGCCGGCTGCGTCGACAAGCTGCGCGAACGGGACCGCGAGCTGCTCGAAGCCTGCTATCGCCGATCGGTCCGCATCCCTCAGATCGCCGAGACCTGGGGGCGATCGCCGCAGAGCATCCACAACTCGCTCAAGCGGATCAGGGAGGCCCTCTGCGAGTGCGTCCGAAGATCCTTGGTCCAGGGAGCGCGCGCATGA